From Mucilaginibacter rubeus, a single genomic window includes:
- a CDS encoding carboxylesterase/lipase family protein gives MKSFVHSVTAFVFLLGIVLAFDSSAQTVATRVSGGWIRGIEEGPTLVFKGIPYAKPPVGALRFMPPQPMTSWKDTLSCEKFGSPASQGGGQGGLKGSEDCLSLNVYTPTTSKEAKLPVLVWVHGGSLTGGSGMGMNGHAFADDDSVVTVTINYRLGVFGFMYLGDVNKAYQSSGNNGLLDLIMALKWIKQNIAALGGDAAKVTVMGESAGAKLTSALLATPQAKGYFNQQILESGAVQCIRDSVTAKGIRQRLMTQLGVTKPADLLKISAEKLIAAQAEISNGAQGTNYFGPVIDGSVISEDPYQYIRKNKNDKVRFLIGTNKFESKMFMGFDKRLNHPDSTVLYGWFGDNYRYVLSNFETEAKKQGVDSAAIKVLTQYMYQMHSYRLANALSRAGNHTWMFRFDYKRDGTGATHADELGYVWFLPGKNNFNPAELKLAQQIHQNWVNFIKGKAPGDVNGAPWPHFVAGENNIMVFDSASGPAQLSNVYNDKTSPSSCFVLK, from the coding sequence ATGAAAAGTTTTGTCCATTCAGTAACCGCTTTCGTTTTTTTGCTGGGTATTGTCCTTGCATTTGATAGTAGTGCGCAAACAGTTGCAACCAGGGTATCGGGTGGATGGATCAGGGGCATAGAGGAAGGGCCGACCTTAGTATTCAAAGGTATTCCGTATGCCAAGCCTCCTGTTGGTGCGTTACGTTTTATGCCGCCGCAACCCATGACCTCGTGGAAAGACACGCTTTCGTGCGAAAAGTTTGGCAGTCCGGCATCACAAGGCGGCGGTCAGGGCGGATTGAAAGGGAGTGAAGATTGCCTGTCTTTAAATGTATATACACCTACAACATCAAAGGAAGCCAAACTTCCGGTACTGGTTTGGGTGCATGGTGGTTCGCTTACGGGCGGTTCGGGTATGGGTATGAATGGTCACGCCTTTGCCGATGACGACAGCGTTGTAACGGTGACCATCAATTACCGCCTCGGTGTTTTTGGTTTTATGTATTTGGGGGATGTAAACAAAGCTTATCAATCATCGGGTAATAACGGCCTGCTTGATTTGATCATGGCCCTTAAATGGATCAAACAAAATATTGCCGCTTTGGGGGGCGATGCCGCTAAAGTTACTGTAATGGGCGAATCGGCCGGTGCTAAACTTACCAGCGCTTTGTTGGCAACACCACAAGCTAAAGGCTATTTTAACCAGCAGATTTTGGAGAGTGGCGCGGTGCAATGTATCCGCGATTCGGTCACTGCTAAAGGCATCAGGCAGCGGCTAATGACCCAGTTGGGTGTTACCAAACCTGCCGATCTGCTTAAAATATCCGCCGAAAAACTTATTGCAGCACAGGCAGAAATTAGCAATGGGGCACAGGGTACCAATTATTTTGGCCCGGTGATAGATGGCTCGGTTATTTCAGAAGATCCGTATCAATATATCCGCAAAAACAAGAATGATAAAGTACGCTTCCTGATAGGTACCAATAAGTTTGAGAGCAAAATGTTTATGGGTTTTGATAAACGACTTAACCATCCTGATAGCACGGTGCTGTATGGTTGGTTTGGCGATAACTATCGCTACGTTTTATCGAACTTTGAAACTGAAGCAAAAAAACAGGGTGTTGATAGCGCTGCCATAAAAGTACTTACCCAATATATGTACCAGATGCATAGTTACCGGTTGGCTAATGCGCTGTCGAGGGCGGGTAATCATACCTGGATGTTCCGCTTTGATTATAAGCGCGATGGTACAGGCGCTACCCATGCAGATGAATTAGGCTATGTATGGTTTTTACCCGGAAAGAATAACTTTAACCCGGCAGAATTGAAACTGGCACAACAGATACACCAAAACTGGGTAAACTTTATCAAAGGCAAAGCTCCCGGCGATGTAAACGGTGCGCCATGGCCGCATTTTGTAGCTGGCGAAAACAATATCATGGTTTTTGATTCCGCTTCGGGCCCGGCACAGCTCAGCAATGTTTATAATGATAAAACCAGTCCTTCCTCATGCTTTGTTTTGAAGTAA
- a CDS encoding hybrid sensor histidine kinase/response regulator, whose product MADPNFTAYYGRIKYTLTFFLLFILGASLNLSAQISDSRFRHISNEQGLSNSTINCIFQDSRGFMWFGTRDGLNRYDGSKVIIYQNNPADKASISDGFINCIYEDADHKLWIGTNYNLNKFDPITNKFSASGFKNITVTAITAKDDSHLWIGTQGNGISLLDTRNGKAVRVSNAGLSCDTVNTLYKDAKGNLWVGTRHGLCVYDAAKSVFKPFATNTPVAGCDITSITADKANNIWIGTNGQGAATFDAQGKHFKLFVHNDMDNGSLSGNMVLQVLCDRDGEIWIGTINQGMNWYDAKTNKFVKYFPRPENTGSLSNTTVSAIYEDVQHDLWIGTHRGGINLYTAETDKFKLYRQGINESTLSYNDVKAFFEDSRGNIWVGTDGGGLNLFNRNTEQFRQYKFNPYNASSISSNAIQDIAEDGQGNIWVGTWGGGINLMDPATGKFTRFKANPADRNAVSSDFMQRMLLDSRGNFWVATYFGGLNLLDTKTHKFARVLKDPDGKTSFEGNNVVSVGEDKDGNVWFGTDDGGLNCYNLNTRRFSHYFDHEKKKTDSRVIFTDSKGRVWIGMAGLYLFDKAHNKFNLFTDRGNLSTDFIKGITEDEKHNLWISTSTGINRLNPETGDNKQFNTYDGLQGTEFEANAYLKTRDGEMYFGGVKGFNRFYPEKIKANAFIPPVYLTDFQLFNKLVLPGGKDSLLKADIGFTHKITLNYDQSSVAFNFVALNYIVSRNNLYQYKLDGLDKEWVKAGMERRATYTNLDPGTYTFHVKASNNDGVWNNTGASVMIVITPPFWVRWWFRLLVVLLIILAAYSFYAYRINTIQKQKAHLEKLVQERTREVVQKASELEVKSNELQDAYEELQAQSEELKTQSEELQVQSEHLHELNGQLVEQKEQEQQAREEAEKANQAKSIFLATMSHEIRTPMNGVIGMASLLAETKLDYEQREYTDTIISCGEGLLSVINDILDFSKIESGKMEVEHEDFDLRHTVEEVMDIFAQRAAQQKIDLIYQIDADVPLYIVGDSLRIKQVLINLINNAIKFTSKGEIFIKVFLIEQIGQEAEIGFSVKDTGIGIPEEKISRLFKAFSQVDSSTTRKYGGTGLGLAICQRLVNLMGGDISAASIYGEGSVFSFSIKTVKSKNPVRTPLVCDLAALAGSRILIVDDNNTNLFILKTQLEHWKLEPVTASSGPEALAVLNKDNSFKLLITDMEMPEMDGVGLANQVKVKYPQLPVVMLSSIGDETKSKFPGLFSSILVKPVKQHHLCMSIQKAFNQDNTATTEVAAKSVLSADFAKDYPLRILVAEDNPINQKLIERVLGKLGYQPDIASNGVFVLEKLDEKYYDIILMDIQMPELDGLETTAQIRGRGGNQPYIVAMTANAMQEDREICMQAGMDDYLSKPMRLEDLVTILQKVQVTG is encoded by the coding sequence ATGGCTGATCCAAATTTCACGGCATATTACGGCCGTATAAAATATACCCTGACCTTTTTTTTGCTGTTTATTTTAGGGGCTTCGCTTAATTTATCTGCACAGATCTCCGATTCCCGATTCAGGCATATCAGTAATGAACAGGGGCTTTCAAATAGCACCATCAATTGCATTTTTCAGGATAGTCGCGGCTTTATGTGGTTTGGCACCCGCGATGGCTTAAACCGTTATGATGGGTCAAAGGTGATCATCTACCAAAATAATCCTGCCGATAAGGCAAGCATAAGCGATGGCTTCATTAATTGTATTTATGAAGATGCTGATCACAAGCTTTGGATAGGAACCAATTATAATTTGAACAAGTTTGATCCCATTACCAATAAGTTTTCGGCAAGTGGGTTTAAAAATATAACAGTTACCGCTATTACTGCTAAAGATGACAGTCATTTATGGATCGGTACACAAGGTAATGGCATCAGTTTGCTTGATACACGTAATGGTAAAGCTGTTCGCGTAAGCAATGCCGGGCTTAGCTGCGATACTGTTAATACGCTTTATAAAGACGCTAAGGGCAACTTATGGGTTGGTACGCGCCATGGCCTTTGTGTATATGATGCTGCCAAATCGGTATTTAAACCTTTTGCAACTAACACTCCGGTTGCCGGCTGTGATATTACTTCCATCACTGCCGATAAGGCCAATAACATTTGGATAGGCACTAACGGACAGGGCGCAGCAACATTCGATGCGCAGGGTAAGCATTTCAAATTATTTGTTCATAATGACATGGACAACGGCAGTCTGTCGGGAAACATGGTGCTGCAAGTACTTTGCGACAGGGATGGCGAAATCTGGATAGGAACTATTAACCAGGGCATGAACTGGTATGATGCCAAAACCAACAAGTTTGTAAAATATTTCCCACGGCCCGAAAATACTGGCAGCCTTTCAAATACTACCGTTTCGGCAATTTATGAGGATGTGCAGCACGATCTTTGGATAGGCACACATCGCGGCGGTATAAACCTTTATACCGCCGAAACAGATAAGTTTAAACTGTACAGGCAGGGCATCAATGAAAGTACCTTAAGCTATAATGATGTTAAGGCCTTTTTTGAAGATAGCCGCGGCAACATTTGGGTCGGTACCGATGGCGGTGGGCTGAACCTGTTTAATCGCAATACTGAGCAGTTTCGCCAGTATAAGTTTAACCCGTATAATGCGTCAAGTATCTCAAGTAATGCCATACAGGATATAGCCGAGGATGGGCAGGGCAATATCTGGGTTGGTACCTGGGGCGGAGGAATCAACCTGATGGACCCGGCAACCGGTAAGTTTACCCGTTTTAAAGCCAACCCGGCTGATCGAAATGCCGTAAGCTCAGATTTTATGCAGCGGATGCTGTTGGATAGCCGTGGCAATTTTTGGGTAGCCACTTATTTTGGCGGTCTCAATTTACTGGATACCAAAACGCACAAGTTTGCCCGGGTGCTTAAAGATCCGGATGGCAAAACCTCATTTGAAGGGAACAACGTTGTTTCGGTAGGGGAGGATAAAGATGGTAATGTGTGGTTTGGTACCGATGATGGCGGCCTTAATTGCTATAATCTGAACACGCGCCGCTTTTCTCATTATTTTGATCACGAAAAAAAGAAAACGGATTCGCGGGTAATTTTTACTGATAGCAAAGGCCGGGTTTGGATAGGTATGGCAGGCTTATACCTGTTTGATAAAGCGCACAATAAATTTAACCTGTTTACTGATAGAGGTAATTTAAGCACTGATTTTATTAAAGGGATCACCGAAGATGAAAAACATAACCTCTGGATTTCTACATCAACAGGGATCAATCGCCTAAATCCTGAAACCGGCGACAATAAGCAATTTAATACTTATGACGGCCTGCAGGGTACCGAGTTTGAAGCCAATGCCTATCTTAAAACCCGCGATGGGGAAATGTACTTTGGCGGCGTAAAGGGCTTCAACAGGTTTTATCCCGAAAAGATAAAAGCCAACGCGTTTATCCCACCGGTTTATCTGACCGATTTTCAGTTGTTCAATAAATTGGTATTGCCGGGCGGCAAAGATTCTTTACTGAAAGCAGATATCGGCTTTACCCATAAAATAACGCTTAACTATGATCAATCATCTGTAGCTTTCAACTTTGTGGCGCTTAATTACATTGTAAGCCGCAACAACCTGTATCAATATAAATTGGATGGCCTGGATAAAGAATGGGTAAAAGCAGGAATGGAACGAAGGGCTACTTATACCAACCTTGATCCGGGAACATATACTTTCCACGTAAAAGCATCTAATAACGACGGCGTTTGGAACAATACCGGAGCATCAGTAATGATTGTGATCACTCCGCCGTTTTGGGTTAGGTGGTGGTTCAGGCTATTGGTGGTGTTATTAATCATATTAGCCGCATATAGCTTTTACGCCTATCGTATCAATACTATTCAAAAGCAGAAAGCCCATCTCGAAAAACTGGTGCAGGAGCGTACGCGCGAGGTAGTTCAAAAAGCAAGCGAACTCGAGGTAAAATCAAATGAACTGCAGGATGCTTATGAGGAACTGCAGGCGCAGTCTGAAGAGTTAAAAACCCAGTCGGAAGAGTTGCAGGTACAGTCTGAACATTTACATGAACTTAATGGCCAGTTAGTTGAGCAAAAGGAGCAGGAGCAGCAAGCTCGTGAAGAGGCTGAAAAAGCCAACCAGGCCAAGAGCATTTTCCTGGCTACCATGAGCCACGAGATCCGTACGCCAATGAATGGGGTTATAGGTATGGCCTCGTTGCTTGCCGAAACCAAACTTGATTATGAACAGCGGGAGTATACCGATACCATTATCAGTTGCGGCGAAGGCTTGCTGAGCGTGATCAACGATATCCTTGATTTTTCAAAGATCGAATCGGGTAAGATGGAGGTGGAGCATGAAGATTTTGACCTGCGCCATACTGTTGAAGAGGTGATGGATATTTTTGCGCAAAGGGCCGCCCAGCAAAAAATAGACCTTATTTATCAAATTGATGCTGATGTACCGCTGTATATTGTAGGTGATAGTCTCCGGATTAAGCAGGTGCTTATCAACCTTATCAATAACGCCATCAAGTTCACATCAAAAGGCGAGATCTTTATCAAAGTATTTTTGATAGAGCAAATTGGCCAGGAGGCAGAGATTGGGTTTAGTGTTAAAGATACCGGCATTGGTATTCCCGAAGAAAAGATCTCGCGCCTGTTTAAAGCATTCTCTCAGGTTGATTCATCAACTACCCGTAAATATGGAGGTACCGGCCTTGGTTTGGCTATTTGCCAAAGACTGGTGAATTTAATGGGAGGTGATATTTCGGCTGCGAGTATCTATGGTGAAGGATCGGTGTTTAGTTTTTCTATCAAAACCGTTAAGAGTAAAAATCCTGTACGGACACCATTGGTTTGTGACTTGGCGGCTTTAGCAGGCTCACGTATCCTGATAGTTGATGATAACAATACAAACCTGTTCATCCTTAAAACGCAGCTCGAACATTGGAAGCTGGAACCTGTAACGGCATCGTCAGGCCCCGAAGCTTTGGCCGTACTTAATAAGGATAACAGTTTTAAGCTGTTGATAACCGATATGGAAATGCCTGAAATGGACGGCGTTGGCCTCGCAAACCAGGTGAAAGTCAAGTATCCGCAACTGCCTGTTGTGATGCTGAGTTCCATTGGTGATGAAACCAAAAGCAAATTTCCTGGGCTGTTTTCATCCATATTGGTTAAACCAGTTAAGCAGCACCACCTGTGCATGAGTATTCAGAAAGCGTTTAACCAGGATAACACAGCAACAACCGAAGTTGCAGCTAAGAGTGTATTGTCGGCCGATTTTGCTAAGGATTACCCGCTCCGGATTTTGGTGGCCGAAGATAACCCGATAAATCAGAAACTGATAGAGCGCGTATTGGGTAAATTAGGATATCAGCCCGATATAGCTTCCAATGGTGTATTTGTACTGGAAAAACTTGACGAAAAATATTACGATATCATTTTAATGGATATCCAGATGCCCGAATTAGACGGCCTGGAAACCACAGCCCAGATTCGCGGACGAGGCGGAAATCAGCCATACATCGTGGCCATGACGGCCAACGCTATGCAGGAAGATCGTGAAATCTGCATGCAAGCCGGTATGGACGATTATCTTTCAAAACCAATGCGTCTGGAAGACCTGGTAACGATATTGCAAAAAGTACAGGTTACTGGATAA
- a CDS encoding DUF6268 family outer membrane beta-barrel protein gives MKATSSFYLIILLVSLKFTATAQQNKATDTTFKPKIGSFDIGYSYSPFTVNHKKMNIQQSTASVSVPLINNFKDGKLDFLLAGVSYSGLTLSGMEQSFGEKEFYAISVPITFQKSFSQKYALLVSAIPTLSSDLKDVSGEDISYSAFAMLKIRTSKNFSYSVGAGYSRQFFGSILIPVIGIDWQISEKLSLSGTLPVSEKLKYQLSDKSIIGFSSDFGIGGGSYRLSKKTGSNYLQVQQYKNTLFYNYQLAKNFSVQISGGYNFVQKLDLYNKDQKVNWAPFNDLNKRVPLTELKKTGITVESGISYRF, from the coding sequence ATGAAAGCAACATCTTCATTTTATCTAATCATCCTTTTAGTATCATTAAAGTTTACCGCCACCGCCCAGCAAAACAAGGCCACCGATACTACATTTAAACCCAAAATCGGCTCATTCGATATCGGTTACTCTTACTCGCCATTTACTGTTAATCATAAAAAAATGAATATACAGCAGTCTACCGCGTCGGTAAGTGTGCCGCTGATCAATAACTTTAAAGACGGCAAGCTTGATTTCCTCCTTGCCGGAGTTAGCTACAGCGGACTTACCTTGTCAGGCATGGAGCAATCATTTGGTGAAAAAGAGTTTTACGCTATTTCAGTACCTATCACTTTTCAAAAATCATTTTCGCAAAAGTATGCCTTATTGGTATCGGCAATACCTACCCTGTCATCTGATCTGAAAGATGTTTCGGGCGAAGACATTTCATATTCTGCTTTCGCCATGCTTAAGATCCGTACATCAAAAAACTTTTCTTACTCAGTTGGCGCAGGCTATTCCCGTCAGTTTTTTGGCAGCATATTGATCCCTGTTATCGGTATCGACTGGCAGATCAGCGAAAAACTAAGCCTAAGCGGAACACTACCCGTTTCCGAAAAATTGAAATACCAGTTAAGCGATAAAAGCATTATCGGCTTCAGCAGTGATTTTGGTATTGGCGGAGGCTCATATCGTTTATCGAAAAAAACGGGCTCTAACTATTTGCAGGTTCAGCAATATAAAAACACACTTTTTTATAACTATCAGTTAGCTAAAAACTTTTCGGTACAGATAAGCGGTGGTTACAATTTTGTGCAGAAGCTTGACCTGTATAACAAAGATCAAAAAGTTAACTGGGCACCATTTAATGACCTGAACAAACGTGTTCCGCTAACAGAGTTGAAGAAAACAGGTATCACTGTAGAATCAGGAATAAGCTACCGGTTTTAA
- a CDS encoding c-type cytochrome, with translation MKNKKTVTGVMLVLCALLVISFKNVGKKSVLPAKDTANAGLFLPGKFKAVTVVDSLEGRARHIAVNTNGDVYVKLRFPDSVGGNVALRDTNGDGHADIIKKFANYEDKGPYGTGMRVHKGYLYFSSEVNVYRVKLNPRTLVPDAPLELILHDATAPHEHDAKPLAFDNAGHMYVAYGAPSNACQVQNRVPGSKGIKGCPLLKQYGGIWQFDEAKPNQTQADGIRYATGLRSVVAMDWNTADSCLYVVAHGRDDLRLQFPKIFSAWQSAVLPAEEFIKVKKGTDVGWPYYYYDPIKKKKLLNPEYGGDGIKAGNGAKYTQPIMAFPAHWAPNDLLFYTGNQFPARYKNGAFIAFHGSTNRSPYPQAGFFVCFVPFKNGKPFGPWEIFADGFTGKNTVVSVSDAKYRPMGLAMGPDGSLYISETEEGKIWKISYTGNKASFGKAELAKMELRKKLPGFRLPDVLKSDLQTGMLKGGAKVYTTYCASCHQKNGKGDGNMIPPLSGSEWVTGGKFMEKDLAIRVVLNGLEGPIKVKNHPYNSAMPKHNFLSDADIAAVLTYIRNNFGNNSSLVTAAEVKKVREEK, from the coding sequence ATGAAAAACAAAAAAACAGTGACCGGCGTGATGCTGGTGCTCTGCGCGCTTTTAGTGATCAGTTTTAAAAACGTCGGCAAAAAAAGTGTTCTGCCTGCCAAGGATACCGCTAATGCCGGTTTGTTCCTGCCCGGTAAGTTTAAAGCTGTAACCGTAGTTGATAGTTTAGAAGGTCGCGCCCGCCATATCGCCGTTAATACTAATGGCGATGTTTACGTAAAGCTCCGTTTTCCTGATTCTGTTGGTGGCAACGTTGCCCTGCGGGATACTAATGGGGATGGCCATGCTGATATCATTAAAAAATTTGCCAATTATGAAGATAAAGGCCCGTATGGTACCGGGATGCGGGTGCATAAAGGTTATCTGTATTTTAGTTCGGAGGTTAATGTCTATCGCGTAAAACTAAATCCGCGAACACTGGTACCAGATGCTCCGCTCGAACTGATATTGCATGACGCCACAGCTCCGCATGAACATGATGCCAAACCGCTCGCTTTTGATAATGCAGGGCATATGTACGTAGCGTACGGTGCGCCATCAAATGCCTGCCAGGTGCAAAACAGGGTTCCTGGTTCAAAAGGGATTAAAGGCTGCCCGTTATTGAAACAGTACGGCGGCATCTGGCAGTTTGATGAAGCTAAACCCAATCAAACACAGGCTGATGGCATTCGGTATGCCACAGGTTTGCGAAGCGTAGTGGCTATGGATTGGAATACCGCCGATAGTTGTTTGTATGTTGTAGCCCACGGTCGCGATGATCTGCGTTTACAGTTTCCTAAAATATTCAGTGCCTGGCAAAGCGCGGTACTGCCTGCCGAAGAGTTCATCAAAGTAAAAAAGGGTACCGATGTAGGCTGGCCATATTATTATTATGACCCTATTAAAAAGAAAAAACTCCTGAACCCGGAATATGGTGGTGATGGGATAAAGGCAGGCAACGGCGCAAAATATACGCAGCCCATTATGGCTTTCCCGGCGCATTGGGCCCCCAACGATTTGTTGTTTTATACCGGCAATCAGTTTCCGGCGAGGTATAAGAACGGGGCTTTTATCGCTTTTCACGGCTCAACCAATAGGTCGCCTTACCCGCAGGCCGGTTTTTTTGTATGCTTTGTGCCTTTTAAAAACGGAAAGCCCTTTGGGCCTTGGGAGATATTTGCTGATGGCTTTACCGGGAAAAATACAGTAGTGAGCGTAAGCGATGCTAAGTATCGGCCAATGGGTTTGGCCATGGGGCCTGATGGTTCACTGTATATCAGCGAAACGGAAGAAGGTAAGATTTGGAAGATCTCGTACACGGGTAATAAAGCGTCATTCGGTAAAGCCGAGCTTGCCAAAATGGAACTGCGTAAAAAGCTGCCCGGCTTCAGGCTTCCTGATGTTTTAAAAAGCGATTTGCAAACAGGAATGCTGAAAGGCGGCGCTAAAGTATATACCACCTATTGCGCCAGTTGCCATCAAAAAAATGGTAAAGGCGATGGCAATATGATCCCGCCGCTCAGCGGGTCGGAATGGGTTACCGGTGGTAAGTTTATGGAAAAAGACCTGGCTATAAGAGTGGTGCTGAATGGCCTGGAAGGGCCCATAAAAGTGAAAAATCATCCTTATAACAGCGCTATGCCTAAGCATAATTTTTTAAGCGATGCTGATATTGCGGCGGTGCTAACTTATATCCGCAATAATTTTGGTAATAACAGTAGCCTGGTTACTGCCGCCGAGGTTAAAAAGGTGAGGGAAGAGAAGTAA
- a CDS encoding amino acid permease: MPETLSEKNKLGLWTSTSLVIGNMIGAGIFLMPAAMASFGSIGLLGWVFSAIGSFFLAKVFSNLSKLLPHATGGPYAYTRDGLGDFIGFLVAWGYYLAVACANAAITISFVSALSTFFPVLGSSSFIAVATGLCSIWLLAYINTLGVVAGGKLQLVTTILKVLPLLLVAIGGLFFIKAANFSPFNTSGSGIISALQATATMTMFAFIGIESATVPSGSVANPEKTVARATMLGLLITTFIYILGSVSVIGIIPAAQLQKSLTPYADTAVIIYGSNARYWVSAGIAIAAFGSLNGWTLLQGQVPYAISKDKLFPPIFSRTNKKGVPYMGIIISSIMVSLFMTMNYTKGLVAQFKFLLLLSLLSVLIPYLLSAAAYLVIRVRKTPQAGGWAGAIMLAILAFGYSLWAIAGAGQEAVYYGFLLLLAGIPFYVWAAFRKKAE, from the coding sequence ATGCCCGAAACGCTCTCCGAAAAAAACAAATTAGGCCTGTGGACCAGCACCTCGCTGGTGATTGGTAACATGATAGGTGCAGGTATTTTCCTGATGCCGGCTGCTATGGCGTCATTTGGGAGTATTGGCTTGCTGGGTTGGGTATTTTCGGCAATAGGTTCATTTTTCCTGGCAAAAGTTTTCAGTAACCTGAGCAAATTACTACCGCATGCTACCGGCGGTCCATACGCCTATACCCGTGATGGCCTGGGCGACTTTATAGGTTTTTTAGTGGCCTGGGGATATTATCTTGCGGTAGCCTGCGCCAACGCTGCTATCACCATATCCTTTGTTAGCGCTTTAAGTACCTTTTTTCCGGTGTTGGGCAGCAGCAGTTTTATCGCGGTAGCAACCGGTTTGTGTTCTATATGGCTATTGGCCTATATTAACACTTTGGGTGTTGTAGCAGGGGGAAAACTTCAACTTGTTACCACCATTCTAAAAGTATTGCCTTTATTGTTAGTGGCTATTGGCGGCTTGTTTTTTATTAAAGCTGCAAACTTCAGCCCTTTTAACACCAGCGGTAGCGGCATCATAAGCGCGTTACAGGCTACAGCTACAATGACGATGTTCGCGTTCATTGGCATTGAAAGCGCCACCGTGCCGTCAGGAAGTGTAGCCAATCCCGAAAAAACGGTAGCCAGGGCAACCATGCTCGGGCTGCTCATCACTACATTTATTTATATCCTGGGTAGTGTAAGTGTTATTGGTATTATCCCGGCGGCACAGTTGCAAAAATCACTTACCCCATATGCCGATACCGCCGTGATCATTTATGGCAGCAATGCCCGGTATTGGGTAAGCGCCGGTATTGCCATAGCCGCTTTTGGTTCACTTAACGGCTGGACATTATTGCAGGGACAAGTGCCCTATGCCATTTCAAAAGACAAGCTCTTCCCTCCCATTTTCAGCCGGACTAATAAAAAGGGCGTACCTTATATGGGTATCATTATCAGCAGTATTATGGTATCGCTGTTCATGACCATGAATTACACCAAGGGCCTGGTGGCACAGTTTAAATTTCTGCTGCTGCTTTCATTACTAAGTGTGTTGATCCCTTACTTGTTGTCGGCAGCGGCTTACCTTGTTATAAGGGTAAGAAAAACCCCGCAGGCAGGCGGTTGGGCTGGCGCTATCATGCTGGCTATATTGGCATTCGGATATTCACTCTGGGCTATAGCCGGTGCCGGACAGGAAGCTGTTTATTATGGCTTTTTATTATTACTGGCAGGGATCCCGTTTTATGTTTGGGCGGCATTCAGGAAAAAGGCGGAGTGA